A single genomic interval of Paracoccus contaminans harbors:
- a CDS encoding DUF4142 domain-containing protein: MKIAILAATLAVSAATALGAQTATGTASGAAGGSSDGMSSGMTGTNAGASMTSSGMTDAGAASNASAAGSGVTGASGTGTTGNGVAADTAGSAGAGMATSAGQPANTAGTNAAAPVQGAAAVQMQPLPAQDFVTAAASGGLFEVESSKLALERSKSDAVKQFAQMMIADHSKANDELKAIATDAKLEVPAVPAGAPAEHLKAVQDASDADFDRTYLMHQDQAHDETLALFTAQAGATSTPELAAFAAKTLPTLKMHAEHVKKLVK; the protein is encoded by the coding sequence ATGAAGATCGCTATCCTTGCAGCCACCCTGGCTGTCAGCGCCGCCACGGCGCTTGGCGCGCAGACCGCAACCGGCACCGCCTCGGGTGCGGCAGGCGGATCGTCCGACGGCATGTCCTCGGGCATGACGGGCACCAATGCGGGCGCCAGCATGACCAGCAGCGGCATGACCGACGCCGGCGCCGCCAGCAATGCCAGCGCGGCAGGCAGCGGCGTGACCGGGGCATCGGGCACCGGCACCACCGGCAACGGTGTTGCTGCGGATACCGCCGGCAGCGCCGGGGCCGGCATGGCCACCAGCGCCGGCCAGCCCGCCAATACGGCCGGCACCAATGCCGCCGCCCCCGTCCAGGGCGCAGCGGCTGTCCAGATGCAGCCCCTGCCCGCCCAGGATTTCGTCACCGCCGCAGCCAGCGGCGGCCTGTTCGAGGTTGAATCGAGCAAGCTGGCGCTGGAGCGCAGCAAGTCGGACGCCGTCAAGCAGTTCGCCCAGATGATGATCGCCGATCACAGCAAGGCCAATGACGAGCTGAAGGCGATCGCCACTGACGCCAAGCTGGAGGTTCCTGCTGTGCCCGCGGGCGCGCCGGCCGAGCATCTCAAGGCCGTGCAGGATGCCTCGGATGCCGATTTCGACCGCACCTACCTGATGCATCAGGACCAGGCGCATGACGAAACGCTGGCGCTGTTCACTGCGCAGGCGGGCGCCACCAGCACGCCGGAACTGGCCGCCTTTGCCGCCAAGACGCTGCCGACGCTGAAAATGCACGCCGAGCACGTCAAGAAGCTGGTCAAGTAA
- a CDS encoding ferredoxin--NADP reductase, translating to MTLDIPVADEPKSTANLMPDAQIVTAVRHWTDRLFSFRVTRPASLRFRSGEFVMIGLPGEGGKPILRAYSIASPSWDDELEFYSIKVPDGPLTSRLQHIRPGDQIILRPKPVGTLVLDALLPGKRLWFLATGTGLAPFASLMRDPETFERYEQVVMMHTCREAGELDYGRELVGSLRHDPLLSEMFGEGFAERLLYYPTTTREQGARMGRITDNLTSGKVFADLGLPPMNPAEDRAMVCGSLAFNVDVKAVLEGFGLAEGANSEPREFVVEKAFVGEGI from the coding sequence ATGACGCTGGATATCCCCGTGGCCGACGAGCCGAAATCGACCGCCAACCTGATGCCGGATGCGCAGATCGTCACGGCCGTCCGCCACTGGACGGACCGGCTGTTTTCCTTTCGCGTGACGCGCCCGGCCAGCCTGCGTTTCCGTTCGGGCGAATTCGTGATGATCGGCCTGCCCGGCGAAGGCGGCAAGCCGATCCTGCGCGCCTATTCCATCGCCTCGCCCAGCTGGGACGACGAGCTGGAATTCTATTCCATCAAGGTGCCTGACGGGCCGCTGACCAGCCGCCTGCAGCATATCCGGCCGGGCGACCAGATCATCCTGCGCCCCAAGCCGGTCGGCACGCTGGTGCTCGATGCGCTGCTGCCGGGCAAGCGGCTGTGGTTCCTGGCCACGGGCACCGGCCTTGCGCCCTTCGCCAGCCTGATGCGCGACCCCGAAACCTTCGAGCGCTATGAGCAGGTGGTGATGATGCACACCTGCCGCGAGGCGGGCGAGCTGGACTATGGCCGCGAGCTGGTCGGATCGCTTAGGCACGACCCGCTGCTGTCCGAGATGTTCGGCGAGGGCTTTGCCGAGCGGCTGCTGTATTACCCCACCACCACGCGCGAGCAGGGCGCGCGCATGGGCCGCATCACCGACAACCTGACCTCGGGCAAGGTGTTCGCCGATCTGGGACTGCCGCCCATGAACCCGGCCGAGGATCGGGCCATGGTCTGCGGCAGCCTTGCCTTCAACGTGGATGTCAAGGCCGTGCTGGAAGGCTTCGGCCTGGCAGAGGGCGCCAACAGCGAGCCGCGCGAATTCGTCGTCGAAAAGGCCTTTGTCGGCGAGGGCATCTGA
- a CDS encoding DUF934 domain-containing protein codes for MPAAILPLRDEPVLVRDDGFHPVEGEPHVSLPPDTDPGVLGQYLNAGLIAVEFPAMTDGRGFSLARILRELGYGGRIRATGALIADQYAMARRVGIDEVQIPAALARRQPAAQWLARADWRDWDHRARLAG; via the coding sequence ATGCCTGCCGCCATCCTTCCGCTGCGCGACGAGCCGGTGCTGGTGCGCGATGACGGCTTTCACCCGGTCGAGGGCGAGCCGCATGTCTCGCTGCCGCCCGACACCGATCCGGGGGTGCTGGGCCAGTATCTGAACGCGGGGCTGATCGCGGTCGAATTCCCCGCGATGACGGATGGGCGCGGCTTCAGCCTGGCGCGCATCCTGCGCGAGCTTGGCTATGGCGGGCGCATCCGCGCCACCGGGGCGCTGATCGCTGACCAGTATGCGATGGCCCGCCGCGTCGGCATCGACGAGGTCCAGATACCCGCCGCGCTGGCCCGCCGCCAGCCCGCCGCGCAATGGCTCGCCCGTGCCGACTGGCGCGACTGGGACCACCGCGCGCGCCTGGCGGGCTAG
- a CDS encoding nitrite/sulfite reductase: MLDAAEPRSYLHHRAAQFRAQVARRLDGSLTEDEFRPLRLMNGVYLQLHAYMLRVAIPYGTISPGQLRGLAQIADRWDRGYGHFTTRQNMQFNWPRLVDIPDMLDVLADVGLHAIQTSGNTIRNVTTDAFAGAAADEVADPRPWAELLRIWSTDHAEFQFLPRKFKIAVSGGARDRAVIPAHDIGLRLRRQEGELGFQVWIGGGLGRTPLLGSVVREFLPAPDLLPYVEAILAVYNLSGRRDNKYKARIKITVAERGLDVLRAEIEDEFARRRAVFRGVDLDLLAGLEARFAAPAFRAADDAAFDAEYAANPAFRSFADTNLSAHRAAGHASVTITLKAPGATPGDCTADQMRLIADLAERHAYGDIRIAHDQNVVLPHVHRAELPALHAALRGAGLATANAGRITDIVSCPGMDFCTLATARSVPIAQELAAYVRTRDLEDEIGAFDLRISGCINACGHHHLGHVGILGLDRAGVENYQITLGGDGYEMPAIGERAGAGFPYDEVVPAIGRLIDAYLALREAPEERFIDALRRLGPAPFRAALYPEAAHA, from the coding sequence ATGCTTGATGCCGCCGAGCCCCGATCCTATCTGCACCACCGCGCGGCCCAGTTCCGCGCCCAGGTCGCCCGCCGTCTGGACGGCAGCCTGACCGAGGACGAGTTCCGCCCCTTGCGGCTGATGAACGGCGTCTATCTGCAACTGCACGCCTATATGCTGCGCGTCGCCATTCCCTATGGCACGATCAGCCCCGGCCAGCTGCGCGGGCTGGCCCAGATCGCCGACCGCTGGGACCGCGGCTATGGCCATTTCACCACCCGCCAGAACATGCAGTTCAACTGGCCGCGGCTGGTGGACATCCCCGACATGCTGGACGTGCTGGCCGATGTGGGGCTGCACGCGATCCAGACCTCGGGCAACACCATCCGCAACGTGACCACCGACGCCTTTGCCGGTGCCGCCGCCGACGAGGTCGCGGACCCCCGCCCCTGGGCCGAGCTGCTGCGCATCTGGTCCACCGACCATGCCGAGTTCCAGTTCCTGCCGCGCAAGTTCAAGATCGCCGTCTCGGGCGGCGCGCGGGACCGGGCGGTGATCCCGGCCCATGACATCGGCCTGCGCCTGCGCCGGCAGGAGGGCGAGCTGGGCTTTCAGGTCTGGATCGGCGGGGGGCTGGGGCGCACGCCGCTGCTGGGCAGTGTGGTGCGCGAATTCCTGCCCGCGCCCGACCTGCTGCCCTATGTCGAGGCCATCCTGGCCGTCTATAATCTCAGCGGGCGGCGCGACAACAAATACAAGGCGCGCATCAAGATCACCGTGGCCGAGCGCGGGCTGGACGTGCTGCGGGCCGAGATCGAGGACGAGTTCGCCCGCCGCCGCGCGGTGTTCCGCGGCGTCGATCTCGACCTGCTGGCAGGGCTTGAGGCGCGCTTTGCCGCGCCCGCGTTCCGCGCGGCGGATGATGCGGCCTTTGACGCGGAATATGCCGCGAACCCGGCCTTCCGGTCCTTTGCCGACACGAACCTGTCGGCGCATCGCGCGGCCGGCCATGCCAGCGTGACCATCACGCTCAAGGCGCCAGGGGCCACGCCGGGGGATTGCACGGCCGACCAGATGCGGCTGATCGCAGATCTGGCCGAACGCCATGCCTATGGCGACATCCGCATCGCTCATGATCAGAATGTCGTGCTGCCCCATGTCCATCGGGCCGAGCTGCCCGCGCTTCATGCCGCGCTGCGCGGCGCGGGGCTGGCGACGGCCAATGCCGGGCGCATCACCGACATCGTGTCCTGCCCCGGCATGGATTTCTGCACCCTTGCCACCGCCCGTTCGGTTCCGATCGCGCAGGAACTGGCCGCCTATGTGCGCACCCGCGATCTGGAGGACGAGATCGGCGCCTTCGACCTGCGCATCTCGGGCTGCATCAATGCCTGCGGGCACCATCACCTGGGCCATGTCGGCATCCTGGGGCTGGACCGGGCGGGGGTGGAAAACTATCAGATCACCTTGGGCGGCGACGGCTATGAGATGCCCGCGATCGGCGAGCGTGCCGGGGCCGGTTTTCCCTATGACGAGGTCGTGCCCGCCATCGGCCGCCTGATCGACGCCTATCTGGCCCTGCGCGAGGCGCCCGAGGAGCGGTTCATCGACGCGCTGCGCCGGCTTGGCCCTGCGCCCTTCCGCGCCGCGCTCTACCCCGAGGCCGCGCATGCTTGA
- a CDS encoding DUF2849 domain-containing protein encodes MSKTFVPSPRTPAVLTANDLRGGHCVWMGQGGWTTDAGAAILYDDPASADAALAAAQAQGGIVVGPYLVEAVVDDAGRPAPAHFREAFRQAGPSTEPAARHPARFDEAAHA; translated from the coding sequence ATGTCCAAGACCTTCGTTCCATCGCCCCGAACCCCCGCGGTGCTGACCGCGAACGATCTGCGCGGCGGGCACTGCGTCTGGATGGGGCAGGGCGGCTGGACCACGGATGCGGGCGCGGCGATCCTTTATGACGACCCCGCATCGGCCGATGCCGCGCTGGCCGCCGCCCAGGCGCAGGGCGGCATCGTGGTCGGCCCCTATCTGGTCGAGGCGGTGGTGGACGACGCGGGCCGCCCCGCGCCCGCCCATTTCCGCGAGGCCTTCCGCCAGGCCGGCCCCTCGACCGAGCCTGCCGCCCGCCACCCCGCCCGGTTCGACGAGGCCGCCCATGCTTGA
- a CDS encoding Lrp/AsnC family transcriptional regulator produces the protein MTAPDRDAVRLDELDRKILSLLQQDASLPLEEIATRVGASRTPVWNRIRRMREQGVIRRQVALLDAEALGLEACFFVLIRTVEHDADWAARFLAALRTRPEVIEAHRLAGDIDYILKVVVRNARAYDRFYQSLISEIRIQNVTALLSMEEMKATTALPIPPG, from the coding sequence ATGACCGCCCCCGACCGCGATGCTGTCCGGCTGGATGAGCTGGATCGCAAGATACTGTCCCTGCTGCAACAGGACGCCAGCCTGCCGCTCGAGGAGATCGCCACCCGTGTCGGCGCTTCGCGCACGCCGGTGTGGAACCGCATCCGCAGGATGCGCGAGCAGGGGGTGATCCGCCGGCAGGTCGCCCTGCTGGATGCCGAGGCGCTGGGGCTTGAGGCATGCTTTTTCGTTCTGATCCGCACAGTCGAGCATGATGCGGACTGGGCCGCCCGCTTTCTCGCGGCGCTGCGCACCCGCCCCGAGGTGATCGAGGCGCACCGCCTGGCCGGCGATATCGACTATATCCTCAAGGTCGTGGTGCGCAATGCGCGCGCCTATGACCGCTTCTACCAGTCGCTGATTTCAGAGATCCGCATCCAGAACGTGACCGCCCTGCTGTCGATGGAGGAAATGAAGGCCACCACCGCCCTGCCCATCCCGCCGGGCTGA
- a CDS encoding CDP-alcohol phosphatidyltransferase family protein — protein MNLRFKALGVHLFTATGAVLSMLALLAAVEGRWSTMFAWLIVALVVDGIDGPLARRYRVKDNWPTYDGVVMDLMIDYITYIFIPAFALFKSGLLPGWTGWVCIIAIVYGSIIYMADTRMKTVDNSFAGFPACWNMVVLVLFALKPSYWVILGVVIPLTVAMFLPIKFIHPVRTERWRAVSLPMAGAWVVCACWAIMVGFHPQSWALWGLMVTSLWLMLAGAAQQLIPQHRRA, from the coding sequence ATGAACCTGCGTTTCAAGGCCCTGGGGGTCCATCTGTTCACCGCGACCGGCGCGGTCCTGTCGATGCTGGCCCTGCTTGCCGCAGTCGAGGGCCGCTGGTCCACGATGTTCGCCTGGCTGATCGTGGCGCTGGTCGTTGACGGCATCGACGGGCCGCTGGCGCGCCGCTATCGGGTCAAGGACAACTGGCCGACTTATGACGGCGTGGTGATGGATCTGATGATCGACTACATCACCTACATCTTCATCCCGGCCTTTGCGCTGTTCAAGTCGGGCCTGCTGCCGGGCTGGACGGGATGGGTGTGCATCATCGCCATCGTCTACGGGTCCATCATCTACATGGCCGACACGCGGATGAAGACGGTGGACAACAGCTTTGCGGGCTTTCCGGCCTGCTGGAACATGGTCGTGCTGGTGCTGTTCGCGCTCAAACCGTCCTACTGGGTGATCCTGGGGGTGGTGATCCCGCTGACGGTGGCGATGTTCCTGCCGATCAAGTTCATCCATCCGGTGCGCACCGAACGCTGGCGGGCGGTTTCGCTGCCGATGGCAGGGGCCTGGGTGGTCTGCGCGTGCTGGGCGATCATGGTCGGCTTTCATCCGCAGAGCTGGGCGCTGTGGGGGCTGATGGTCACGTCGCTGTGGCTGATGCTGGCAGGCGCGGCACAGCAGTTGATCCCCCAGCATCGGCGCGCTTGA
- a CDS encoding ABC transporter substrate-binding protein: MFQRLLTSAAALACLAAPAMAAQDMIRLGMVLEPPGLDPTANAAAAIDEITYANLFEGLTRFAPDGTIVPSLAESWEAKDGGKVYEFHLRKGVRFHDGADFDASDVVFSLDRARAPDSTNPQKQLFADITAVEALSPDLVRVTLKEPDGLFPWKMAWGDAAMLDPASAATDATHPVGTGPFRFGEWVQGDHVTLAAFDGYWGEKPALKSATFRFISDPTAAFAAMMAGDVDAFPIYPAPETLDQIKADPRFQVIVGTTEGETILSMNNRNKPLDNPKVREAIALAVDRQAIIDGAMFGYGTPIGSHFAPHNPDYVDLVAKTPHDPERARALLAEAGVSGLKLRLALPPPPYARRGGEIVAAELRDVGIETETTNMEWAQWLEQVHKNHDFDLTIVSHVEPMDLDIYAREGYYIGYDNADYRALMERLKAALTLAERSDILKQAQEKLAADHPAAYLFQLAKTGVADARIEGLWANAPSPANDLSKVHWRE; this comes from the coding sequence ATGTTTCAACGACTTCTGACAAGTGCCGCCGCGCTTGCCTGCCTTGCCGCGCCGGCGATGGCAGCGCAGGACATGATCCGCCTCGGCATGGTGCTCGAGCCGCCGGGCCTCGACCCCACGGCAAACGCCGCCGCGGCCATCGACGAGATCACCTATGCCAACCTGTTCGAAGGGCTGACCCGCTTTGCCCCCGACGGGACAATCGTGCCCAGCCTGGCCGAATCGTGGGAAGCCAAGGACGGCGGCAAGGTCTATGAGTTCCATCTGCGCAAGGGCGTCAGGTTCCATGACGGCGCCGACTTTGACGCATCGGACGTGGTGTTCTCGCTGGACCGCGCCCGCGCGCCCGATTCGACCAACCCGCAAAAGCAGCTGTTCGCCGACATCACCGCTGTCGAGGCGCTGTCGCCCGATCTGGTACGCGTCACGCTGAAGGAGCCGGACGGGCTGTTCCCGTGGAAGATGGCCTGGGGCGATGCGGCGATGCTGGACCCGGCCTCGGCCGCCACGGATGCGACGCATCCGGTCGGCACCGGCCCGTTCCGGTTCGGCGAATGGGTACAGGGCGATCACGTCACGCTGGCGGCCTTTGACGGATACTGGGGCGAAAAGCCGGCGCTGAAATCGGCGACCTTCCGGTTCATTTCCGATCCGACCGCTGCCTTCGCGGCAATGATGGCGGGGGATGTCGACGCCTTCCCGATCTATCCCGCGCCCGAAACGCTGGACCAGATCAAGGCCGATCCGCGCTTTCAGGTGATCGTCGGCACGACCGAGGGCGAGACGATCCTGTCGATGAACAACCGCAACAAGCCGCTGGACAACCCCAAGGTGCGCGAGGCGATCGCCCTGGCCGTTGACCGGCAGGCGATCATCGACGGCGCCATGTTCGGCTATGGCACCCCGATCGGCAGCCATTTCGCCCCCCACAACCCCGATTACGTCGATCTGGTCGCCAAGACCCCGCATGATCCCGAGCGGGCCCGGGCGCTGCTGGCCGAGGCCGGCGTTTCGGGGCTCAAGCTGCGGCTGGCCCTGCCCCCGCCCCCCTATGCCCGCCGCGGGGGCGAGATCGTGGCGGCCGAATTGCGCGATGTCGGGATCGAGACCGAGACGACCAACATGGAATGGGCGCAGTGGCTGGAACAGGTCCACAAGAACCACGACTTCGACCTGACCATCGTCAGCCATGTCGAGCCGATGGACCTCGATATCTATGCGCGCGAGGGCTATTACATCGGTTATGACAACGCCGATTACCGCGCCCTGATGGAGCGGCTGAAAGCCGCACTGACCCTGGCCGAGCGGAGCGACATCCTCAAGCAGGCGCAGGAAAAGCTGGCCGCAGACCACCCGGCCGCCTATCTGTTCCAGCTTGCCAAGACGGGGGTGGCTGACGCGCGGATCGAAGGGCTGTGG